In Treponema sp. OMZ 798, the following proteins share a genomic window:
- the rpsS gene encoding 30S ribosomal protein S19, whose amino-acid sequence MSRSVKKGPFIAKSLFKNVNEMNRSGKKKPIKTYSRCSTIIPEMVGNTISVHNGKTWIPVYITENLVGHKLGEFAPTRTFRKHANSDKKVGR is encoded by the coding sequence GTGTCAAGATCAGTTAAAAAGGGACCTTTTATTGCAAAGAGTCTTTTTAAGAACGTAAACGAGATGAACAGATCGGGCAAAAAGAAGCCGATTAAGACTTATTCCCGCTGTTCTACAATTATACCTGAAATGGTCGGTAACACTATTTCGGTACATAACGGTAAGACGTGGATTCCGGTTTATATAACCGAGAATCTTGTTGGACATAAACTTGGAGAGTTTGCTCCTACGCGCACATTCCGCAAGCATGCAAACTCTGACAAGAAGGTTGGAAGATAG
- the rplV gene encoding 50S ribosomal protein L22 yields the protein MKMTERTGYRATTKFLIASPTKVRPVANVVKNKPYPEAMAILENMPQKGAVLISQTMKSAASNALYKNKQLDEDMLFVKEIMIDEGPRLKRIWCRGKGRADILLKRMCHITVVVDERAGE from the coding sequence ATGAAGATGACTGAAAGAACAGGATATCGAGCAACAACTAAATTTCTTATTGCATCACCTACCAAGGTAAGACCGGTAGCAAATGTTGTAAAAAACAAGCCCTATCCGGAAGCAATGGCTATTTTGGAAAATATGCCGCAAAAGGGAGCCGTCTTAATTTCTCAGACAATGAAATCGGCTGCCTCAAATGCTCTTTACAAAAATAAGCAGCTTGATGAAGACATGCTCTTTGTTAAGGAAATTATGATTGACGAAGGGCCTAGGCTAAAAAGAATTTGGTGTCGCGGCAAGGGCCGTGCGGACATTCTCTTAAAGCGAATGTGTCATATCACAGTTGTCGTTGACGAGAGAGCAGGAGAGTAG
- the rpsC gene encoding 30S ribosomal protein S3: MGQKVNPTGLRLGINKTWSSRWYAGPRNYADLLLEDLKIRAMIQEIPECKNADIAEVEIIRHPQRITIMIHTARPGVIIGVKGANIENIGAIVQKKLGKKVQIKIKEVKRAELRASLVAQNVARQLAGRASFRKVLKQACFNTMRSGAQGIKIRISGRLGGAEMSRTEEMKEGRVPLHTLRADIDYGFAEADTTYGKIGVKVWLYSGMMFGGEQKEDAGALLKKQRRPRSEKPAQAGRQ; the protein is encoded by the coding sequence ATGGGACAGAAAGTAAACCCTACAGGATTAAGACTTGGTATAAACAAAACTTGGTCGTCTCGCTGGTATGCAGGCCCCCGAAATTATGCCGACTTGTTGCTTGAGGATTTAAAAATTCGAGCTATGATTCAGGAAATTCCTGAATGCAAAAATGCCGACATTGCCGAAGTTGAAATCATCCGTCATCCCCAGAGGATTACAATTATGATTCATACGGCTCGCCCGGGCGTTATAATCGGTGTAAAAGGCGCCAATATCGAAAATATCGGAGCCATTGTACAGAAAAAGCTAGGCAAAAAAGTGCAGATTAAGATTAAGGAAGTAAAGAGAGCCGAATTAAGGGCTTCTTTAGTTGCTCAAAACGTTGCACGCCAGCTTGCCGGAAGAGCTTCTTTCCGAAAGGTATTAAAGCAGGCTTGTTTTAATACGATGAGGTCCGGTGCTCAAGGAATAAAGATTAGAATTTCAGGACGCTTAGGCGGTGCTGAAATGTCGCGAACCGAAGAAATGAAGGAAGGACGAGTTCCTCTTCACACACTTCGGGCAGATATAGACTACGGTTTTGCTGAAGCCGATACAACCTACGGAAAGATAGGTGTTAAGGTATGGCTTTACAGCGGAATGATGTTTGGCGGAGAACAAAAAGAAGATGCAGGCGCCTTGCTCAAAAAGCAAAGAAGACCCCGATCTGAAAAACCCGCTCAAGCAGGGAGGCAATAA
- the rplP gene encoding 50S ribosomal protein L16, translating into MAFSPKRVKHRKVQRGRIKGEATRCNNIDFGDYALVSLEPFLLTNRQIEAARVALNRKIKRGGKLWIRVFPDKPYSKKPAEVRMGGGKGAPEYWVAVVKPGTIIFELAGVDKNLAEQAMTLAGSKLPFKTRFAEQIQAD; encoded by the coding sequence ATGGCATTCAGTCCCAAACGTGTAAAACATAGAAAGGTTCAGCGCGGTAGAATCAAGGGCGAAGCTACACGATGCAACAACATCGATTTCGGCGATTACGCCTTAGTTTCTCTTGAGCCTTTTTTGCTTACAAACAGACAAATTGAAGCTGCCCGTGTTGCTTTGAATCGTAAGATTAAGCGAGGCGGAAAATTGTGGATTCGAGTTTTTCCGGATAAACCATATTCAAAAAAACCCGCTGAAGTTCGAATGGGCGGCGGAAAAGGCGCCCCCGAATACTGGGTAGCGGTTGTAAAACCCGGAACTATTATTTTTGAATTAGCCGGCGTTGATAAGAATTTGGCCGAACAAGCTATGACCTTGGCAGGAAGCAAGCTTCCCTTTAAGACAAGGTTTGCCGAGCAGATTCAGGCCGACTAA
- the rpmC gene encoding 50S ribosomal protein L29: protein MKKKSKYREMSYKELVSKRNDLKQKYMDLRFQAVVGHLDNPLEKRIMRREIAMLNTFIRQKELAGEGAN from the coding sequence ATGAAAAAGAAGTCAAAGTACAGAGAAATGTCGTATAAGGAACTTGTTTCAAAACGCAATGATCTAAAGCAAAAATACATGGATTTGAGATTTCAAGCTGTGGTAGGCCATTTGGATAACCCTCTTGAAAAGAGAATTATGCGTCGTGAAATAGCGATGTTAAATACCTTTATCCGCCAAAAAGAATTGGCAGGCGAAGGTGCAAATTAG
- the rpsQ gene encoding 30S ribosomal protein S17, with protein MEKTENTKKIGKREFVGIVTSDKMEKTIVVEVRTKKLHKLYKKYVSSSKKYKAHDEENTAHIGDTVRIVEHKPISKDKAWMLTEVIERAK; from the coding sequence GTGGAAAAAACAGAAAACACAAAAAAAATCGGGAAGCGCGAGTTTGTCGGAATCGTAACAAGCGACAAGATGGAAAAAACCATCGTTGTTGAAGTCCGAACCAAAAAGCTTCATAAGCTTTACAAAAAATACGTATCGAGCAGTAAAAAATACAAGGCGCACGATGAAGAGAACACAGCTCACATCGGCGATACGGTAAGAATTGTAGAGCATAAGCCTATCAGTAAGGATAAGGCTTGGATGCTTACTGAAGTTATTGAGCGGGCTAAGTAA
- the rplN gene encoding 50S ribosomal protein L14 has translation MIQVETRLNVADNSGAKLVECIKVIGGSKRRYAGIGDIIVVAVKEALPTSVIKKGAVQKAVIVRVSKEYRRPDGTYIRFDDNACVIIDDNKNPKGKRIFGPVARELRDHDYMKIVSLAPEVL, from the coding sequence ATGATACAGGTTGAAACAAGATTAAACGTTGCCGATAACTCAGGCGCTAAACTCGTCGAATGTATTAAGGTTATCGGCGGATCAAAACGCAGATATGCAGGTATTGGGGATATAATCGTTGTGGCAGTTAAAGAAGCCTTGCCTACATCGGTTATTAAAAAGGGCGCGGTACAAAAAGCCGTTATTGTGCGTGTTTCAAAAGAATACCGTCGTCCCGACGGAACTTATATTCGTTTTGATGATAATGCTTGCGTAATCATCGACGATAATAAAAACCCTAAGGGAAAACGTATTTTCGGCCCTGTAGCCAGAGAACTTCGTGATCATGATTACATGAAGATAGTTTCTCTTGCTCCGGAAGTTCTTTAA
- the rplX gene encoding 50S ribosomal protein L24: MAGKMKIHRNDSVEIIAGKERGKRGEVVKVLQEDNKVIVGGLNMIKKAMRKRSQQDQGGIVEIEAPISASNVMIICKKCGKTRIAYEIKDGKKIRVCRKCGETL; the protein is encoded by the coding sequence ATGGCAGGAAAGATGAAAATTCACCGCAATGATAGTGTTGAAATCATTGCCGGTAAGGAAAGGGGCAAGCGGGGCGAAGTCGTAAAGGTCTTGCAGGAAGATAACAAGGTTATCGTCGGCGGGCTTAATATGATAAAAAAAGCCATGCGCAAAAGAAGCCAGCAGGATCAGGGCGGAATTGTAGAAATTGAAGCTCCGATATCTGCATCCAATGTTATGATTATATGCAAAAAATGCGGCAAAACCCGAATTGCATACGAAATAAAGGACGGCAAAAAAATAAGAGTTTGCCGTAAGTGTGGAGAAACGTTATAA
- the rplE gene encoding 50S ribosomal protein L5 yields MSNYVPRLKKVYTEQIMPELKKEFNYSSVMQIPRLKKVVVSMGVGVALTNRKLLDAAVTDLETITGQKAVKTKARKSIANFKLREGNEIGAMVTLRGARMYEFLDRFINVALPRVKDFRGVNPNGFDGRGNYSVGITEQIIFPEIDFDKIERISGLNVNVVTSAETDQEARSLLAKFGMPFRK; encoded by the coding sequence ATGAGTAATTACGTACCTCGGCTTAAGAAAGTCTATACAGAACAAATCATGCCCGAGCTTAAAAAGGAATTTAACTACAGTTCTGTTATGCAAATTCCTCGGCTTAAAAAAGTCGTAGTAAGCATGGGTGTTGGTGTAGCTCTCACGAATAGGAAACTACTTGATGCTGCAGTAACTGACCTTGAAACAATCACCGGTCAAAAAGCTGTGAAAACAAAGGCAAGAAAGAGTATAGCAAACTTTAAACTTCGTGAGGGAAATGAGATTGGGGCAATGGTAACATTACGCGGTGCCAGAATGTATGAATTCTTAGATCGCTTTATCAATGTTGCTTTGCCGCGTGTTAAGGATTTCCGCGGAGTTAACCCGAACGGTTTTGACGGTCGCGGAAACTATTCAGTGGGTATTACCGAGCAGATCATCTTCCCCGAAATCGACTTCGACAAGATCGAACGCATTTCAGGATTGAATGTGAACGTAGTAACTTCTGCCGAGACTGATCAAGAGGCAAGATCGCTTCTTGCAAAGTTTGGTATGCCCTTTAGAAAGTAA
- a CDS encoding type Z 30S ribosomal protein S14, giving the protein MATVAKINQANRKAKYPTRQYNRCKVCGRPRGYLRKFKMCRVCFRKLASEGQIPGVTKSSW; this is encoded by the coding sequence ATGGCTACAGTTGCAAAAATTAATCAAGCTAACAGAAAAGCGAAGTATCCGACACGACAGTATAACAGATGTAAGGTTTGCGGACGCCCCAGAGGTTATCTGCGAAAATTCAAGATGTGCCGTGTTTGTTTTAGAAAATTAGCAAGCGAAGGGCAAATCCCCGGCGTTACAAAGTCAAGTTGGTAG
- the rpsH gene encoding 30S ribosomal protein S8: MSVSDPIADMLTKIRNAASAGHESVDVPSSKMKWEIISILKSEGYIKNFKKMTQEGASNIRVFLKYDDKESSVIHGIERVSTPGRRVYLGYKSLPRVFNGYGTLIVSTSKGIITGKAAGESQVGGELICKVW, translated from the coding sequence ATGAGTGTTTCAGATCCAATAGCAGACATGCTCACTAAAATTAGAAATGCTGCTTCCGCCGGTCACGAATCGGTTGATGTTCCTTCTTCAAAAATGAAATGGGAAATTATCAGTATTCTTAAATCGGAAGGTTATATTAAAAACTTTAAAAAGATGACCCAAGAAGGGGCAAGCAATATCCGTGTATTCTTAAAATACGATGATAAAGAATCTTCGGTTATTCACGGAATCGAAAGAGTTTCAACACCCGGCCGCCGAGTATATTTAGGTTATAAGAGCTTACCGAGAGTTTTTAACGGCTACGGTACTCTTATTGTATCGACTTCAAAGGGTATCATTACCGGAAAAGCTGCCGGCGAAAGCCAAGTAGGCGGCGAGCTTATTTGCAAGGTTTGGTAG
- the rplF gene encoding 50S ribosomal protein L6 produces MSRVGKMPVAIPAGVKVNVANGTFTVEGPKGKLSQSYHTEAVDFKIEGDHVLVTRKNDALQTRAYHGLYRSLLSNMVTGVSTGFTKTLVINGVGYRAEVQGKLLVMALGYSNDFSVIIPEGIEVKVDQLKVIISGNSKEAVGQFASQVRKLRGPEPYKGKGIRYEDEIIKRKVGKSGVK; encoded by the coding sequence ATGTCAAGAGTTGGAAAAATGCCTGTTGCTATTCCTGCAGGTGTAAAAGTAAATGTTGCAAACGGTACTTTTACCGTTGAAGGCCCCAAGGGAAAACTTTCACAAAGCTATCATACCGAAGCTGTTGACTTTAAGATTGAAGGCGACCATGTTCTTGTAACAAGAAAAAATGATGCCCTTCAGACAAGGGCTTATCACGGTTTATACCGAAGCCTTCTCAGCAACATGGTAACCGGCGTAAGCACAGGCTTTACAAAAACCTTGGTAATCAATGGTGTAGGTTATAGAGCTGAAGTTCAAGGCAAACTCCTTGTAATGGCCCTAGGTTATTCAAACGACTTTTCAGTTATTATTCCTGAAGGAATTGAAGTAAAGGTTGATCAGTTAAAGGTTATTATTTCCGGAAATTCAAAGGAAGCAGTCGGTCAGTTTGCTTCTCAGGTACGAAAGTTGAGAGGCCCTGAACCCTATAAGGGCAAGGGAATTCGTTACGAAGACGAAATCATCAAGCGAAAAGTCGGTAAGTCCGGTGTAAAGTAA
- the rplR gene encoding 50S ribosomal protein L18, with product MDKKRNDKDRKRFKRKMHIRKSIFGTAERPRMTVFRSNKRISVQVIDDVEGKTLAAVSTMEEDLRSLKVNVESGAKVGEEIGKRLKEKNIDTVVFDRNGYLYHGVVKAVADGARKTGIKF from the coding sequence ATGGACAAAAAACGTAATGATAAAGATAGAAAAAGATTTAAGCGAAAGATGCACATTCGAAAGTCTATTTTCGGTACTGCAGAACGCCCGCGCATGACCGTTTTCCGAAGCAATAAGCGCATTTCGGTTCAGGTTATTGACGATGTAGAGGGCAAGACATTGGCTGCCGTTTCTACAATGGAAGAAGATCTTCGATCGCTTAAGGTTAATGTTGAATCTGGGGCAAAGGTCGGTGAAGAAATCGGCAAGCGCCTCAAGGAAAAAAATATTGACACTGTTGTTTTTGACAGGAACGGATATCTTTACCACGGTGTTGTAAAGGCCGTTGCCGACGGTGCAAGAAAAACAGGAATTAAGTTTTAG
- the rpsE gene encoding 30S ribosomal protein S5 — MSHQKESKRDNQHTDKEYVEKLVKLNRTAKVVKGGRRFSFSALTVVGDQKGRVGYGFGKANDVSDAIRKSIEKAKANMVTFPLKNGTIPHEVQGKFKGSEVLLRPACSGTGIIAGGTIRAIMEAAGATDLLSKSLGSSSAVNVVKATFDAASLLMDGKKIAKNRGKTLLDVWG; from the coding sequence ATGAGTCATCAAAAAGAATCAAAACGAGATAACCAGCATACCGATAAAGAATATGTTGAAAAGCTTGTTAAATTGAACCGAACAGCTAAGGTTGTAAAGGGCGGACGCAGGTTCTCCTTTTCTGCTCTGACTGTTGTCGGCGATCAAAAAGGACGAGTCGGATACGGTTTCGGTAAGGCAAATGATGTAAGCGATGCTATCAGAAAGAGTATCGAAAAGGCAAAAGCCAATATGGTAACCTTTCCGCTTAAAAACGGTACGATTCCTCATGAGGTTCAAGGCAAGTTCAAGGGCTCTGAAGTTCTTTTGCGCCCTGCTTGTTCCGGTACGGGAATTATCGCAGGCGGTACAATCCGTGCTATTATGGAAGCTGCCGGTGCTACCGACTTGCTTTCAAAGTCTTTGGGATCAAGCTCCGCAGTAAACGTAGTTAAGGCAACCTTTGATGCTGCAAGTCTTTTGATGGACGGCAAAAAGATTGCTAAAAACCGCGGAAAAACCCTTTTGGATGTATGGGGGTAA
- the rpmD gene encoding 50S ribosomal protein L30: MAKRISVKLVKSTIGQKQPVCSTIRSLGLRKLNSTVEHDANPAVLGMVKRVAHLVEVKELN; encoded by the coding sequence ATGGCAAAGAGAATTAGTGTAAAATTAGTAAAAAGTACAATCGGTCAAAAGCAGCCGGTTTGTTCGACTATCCGCTCTTTGGGATTAAGAAAGCTTAATTCCACAGTTGAGCATGATGCAAATCCTGCCGTCTTAGGTATGGTAAAACGCGTTGCTCACTTGGTTGAAGTTAAGGAGTTAAACTAA
- the rplO gene encoding 50S ribosomal protein L15, translating into MSEFNLTVPAGATHKKKIVGRGSSSGWGKTSGKGHKGQQARSGGKVYAGFEGGQMPLYRRVAKKGFSNYPFKKEFYVVNLTMLETKYSDGETVNKESLMQKGLLRKGSLYVKVLGTGDITKKLTVDVDKISASAKEKIEKAGGTIVQSEA; encoded by the coding sequence ATGTCCGAATTTAATTTAACTGTTCCTGCAGGAGCAACTCATAAAAAGAAGATTGTAGGACGCGGTTCTTCTTCCGGCTGGGGTAAAACCTCCGGAAAGGGACATAAGGGTCAGCAAGCCCGTTCAGGCGGCAAGGTTTATGCCGGCTTTGAAGGAGGTCAGATGCCCTTGTACCGACGTGTTGCAAAAAAAGGATTTTCAAACTATCCTTTTAAAAAGGAATTCTATGTTGTAAACCTTACCATGCTCGAAACAAAGTACAGCGATGGTGAAACCGTAAACAAAGAGTCCTTAATGCAGAAAGGGCTTCTCCGAAAAGGTTCTCTTTATGTTAAAGTTTTGGGAACAGGAGATATAACAAAAAAATTGACGGTTGATGTAGATAAGATTTCTGCATCAGCTAAGGAAAAAATAGAAAAGGCAGGCGGAACAATAGTTCAGTCTGAAGCATAA
- the secY gene encoding preprotein translocase subunit SecY: protein MANNVVANMFKIKDLRNRIFFTIIVLAVFRLGSVLTIPGIDPRALTMYFRQGQGNAFADHMDFFVGGAFSNFSVFMLGVMPYISTQILMQLAMIIFPRLKKIAEEDGGRKKIQVWTRIITVFVALLQSSAVGTWARAIPGAVVISSPVLHLFITMVTVTTGTMITVWMGEQITARGIGNGISMLIFAGIVARLPQAVWELIKLVSTNELNLVFVIIAFAMFVGIIALVVYEQQGQRKIPVHYAKRVIGRKMYGGQNTYIPFKINPSGVIPIIFASSFLTFPLMLSQMWGPNVSWLAAVARFLRADGWGYNILYVVLIVFFAYFYTQVALNPTEIAKQIRENGGSIPGIRTDKTEEYLQKILNRLILPGSLYLAAIAVLPTVIQWAFSFPRNISMLMGGTSLLILVGVDLDTMSQVEALLKMHHHDGLLKKGKIRSRNL from the coding sequence ATGGCTAATAATGTAGTTGCAAATATGTTCAAAATAAAGGATTTACGAAACCGTATTTTCTTTACGATCATAGTTTTAGCAGTTTTCCGCTTAGGTTCGGTACTCACCATCCCCGGTATCGATCCTAGGGCTCTTACAATGTATTTCCGTCAAGGTCAGGGAAATGCTTTTGCAGATCACATGGACTTCTTTGTCGGAGGAGCATTTTCGAACTTTTCGGTATTTATGCTCGGTGTAATGCCCTATATTTCGACTCAGATATTGATGCAGCTTGCCATGATTATTTTCCCGCGCCTTAAAAAAATAGCGGAAGAAGACGGAGGACGCAAAAAGATTCAGGTTTGGACAAGAATCATAACCGTTTTTGTTGCCCTTCTTCAATCTTCCGCTGTCGGTACATGGGCCAGAGCAATTCCGGGTGCCGTTGTAATTTCAAGTCCTGTTTTACACTTGTTTATTACGATGGTTACGGTAACAACAGGTACCATGATTACCGTTTGGATGGGTGAGCAGATTACTGCAAGAGGTATCGGAAACGGTATTTCAATGTTGATTTTTGCAGGTATCGTTGCCCGTCTTCCTCAGGCTGTTTGGGAATTGATCAAGCTTGTAAGCACTAACGAATTGAACCTTGTGTTCGTAATTATTGCTTTTGCAATGTTTGTCGGAATCATAGCCTTGGTTGTTTACGAACAACAAGGTCAGCGCAAAATACCGGTTCATTATGCAAAGCGCGTTATCGGCCGAAAAATGTATGGCGGACAGAATACTTATATTCCGTTCAAGATTAACCCTTCAGGTGTTATCCCCATCATTTTTGCTTCGTCATTTTTGACCTTCCCCCTCATGCTTTCACAGATGTGGGGTCCGAATGTTTCTTGGTTGGCTGCAGTTGCAAGATTTTTGCGTGCAGACGGCTGGGGCTATAACATTCTATATGTTGTTTTGATTGTTTTCTTTGCTTACTTTTATACACAGGTTGCACTTAACCCCACGGAAATAGCAAAACAAATAAGGGAAAACGGCGGATCGATTCCGGGAATCAGAACCGACAAAACTGAAGAATATTTACAGAAGATTTTAAACAGGTTGATATTGCCCGGTTCGCTTTATTTGGCTGCAATTGCGGTACTTCCTACTGTAATTCAGTGGGCATTTAGTTTCCCCAGAAATATTTCGATGTTGATGGGCGGAACTTCACTGCTTATTTTGGTTGGTGTTGACTTGGATACCATGAGCCAAGTTGAAGCATTGCTTAAAATGCACCATCATGACGGCTTGCTTAAAAAAGGCAAGATTAGATCAAGGAACCTATAG
- the rpmJ gene encoding 50S ribosomal protein L36, whose protein sequence is MKVRTSVKPICDKCKVIKRNGIVRIICTNPKHKQRQG, encoded by the coding sequence ATGAAGGTTAGAACAAGTGTAAAGCCTATTTGTGATAAATGCAAGGTTATTAAGCGCAACGGAATAGTACGGATAATCTGTACAAACCCGAAGCATAAACAAAGACAAGGTTAA
- the rpsM gene encoding 30S ribosomal protein S13, whose translation MARIAGVDLPNKHVNVSLTYIYGISTSSANKICEATKVDPMKKMNDLDEAELAAIREVIDREYKVEGRLRTEVALNIKRLQDIGCYRGQRHRKGLPVRGQRTRTNARTRKGKKKTVAGKKK comes from the coding sequence ATGGCTCGTATTGCGGGAGTTGACCTCCCTAATAAACATGTTAATGTTTCATTAACGTACATTTATGGAATTTCGACTTCATCGGCAAACAAAATTTGTGAAGCCACAAAGGTTGATCCGATGAAAAAAATGAATGATTTGGATGAAGCCGAATTAGCTGCAATCCGTGAAGTGATTGACAGAGAATACAAGGTAGAAGGCCGCCTTCGAACCGAAGTGGCTTTAAATATCAAGCGTCTTCAGGATATCGGATGCTACCGAGGACAAAGACACAGAAAGGGTCTCCCGGTACGCGGACAGAGAACTAGGACAAATGCCAGAACACGCAAGGGTAAGAAGAAGACCGTTGCCGGTAAGAAGAAATAA
- the rpsK gene encoding 30S ribosomal protein S11, translating into MATVKKRKEKKSIYEGNVYIQATFNNTIITITDLKGNVLSWASSGGLGFAGAKKSTPFAAQTVAETAVQKCQPYGLHEVHVFVKGPGVGRESAIRTLGTMGLKVRSISDVTPIPHNGCRPKKTRRI; encoded by the coding sequence ATGGCTACTGTAAAGAAAAGAAAAGAAAAGAAAAGCATATATGAAGGCAATGTTTATATTCAAGCAACCTTTAATAACACAATTATTACGATAACCGACTTAAAGGGAAATGTTCTTTCATGGGCATCTTCAGGCGGCTTAGGCTTTGCCGGTGCCAAAAAATCGACACCCTTTGCGGCTCAGACCGTTGCAGAAACAGCTGTACAAAAATGCCAGCCCTACGGCTTGCATGAGGTTCATGTTTTTGTAAAAGGACCCGGAGTCGGCCGTGAATCGGCTATCAGAACGCTTGGAACAATGGGATTAAAGGTTCGCTCAATCAGCGATGTAACTCCCATTCCGCACAACGGCTGCCGTCCCAAGAAGACGCGCCGAATATAA
- a CDS encoding DNA-directed RNA polymerase subunit alpha: MARKNLLKGFKKPKGLEFAQQESTESYGKFTASPFETGFGTTIGNCLRRILLSSIQGYAISAVLITSHDADGVPHTISSEFENIPNVSEDTLEILNKLKQIRLRLSDESEQGDFHFEFKGPASITSKDFAVEGQLEILGEPFHVMELMKGANVSFDVQVDFGRGYVPAEVNEKYIEIVGTIPMDAIYGPVLKVSYSIEPCRVGQRNDYDKLILEIWTDSTVRPEDVLGEAAKIAKDHFSIFINFNENDYLGEDEDDDEEAAIKQLLATSITTLDFSVRAKNCLDSAGIKTLGELAQKSEDEIESMRNVGRMTLNEIHAKLAEYNLRLGMTDYSHLKNTIKVSRQKEETDEA, translated from the coding sequence ATGGCCCGTAAAAATCTTTTAAAAGGATTTAAGAAGCCGAAAGGCTTGGAATTTGCTCAGCAAGAATCAACCGAAAGCTATGGTAAGTTTACGGCATCCCCTTTTGAGACAGGTTTTGGAACCACAATCGGAAATTGTTTGAGGAGAATTTTATTATCCTCTATTCAAGGTTATGCCATATCGGCAGTGCTTATAACATCGCATGATGCCGACGGAGTACCCCATACGATTTCAAGTGAGTTTGAAAATATTCCGAATGTCTCTGAAGATACGCTGGAAATTTTGAATAAGCTAAAGCAGATCCGCCTCCGTTTATCGGATGAATCGGAACAAGGTGACTTTCATTTTGAATTTAAGGGGCCTGCGTCGATAACCAGCAAAGATTTTGCCGTTGAAGGACAGCTTGAAATTTTAGGCGAACCTTTCCATGTTATGGAATTGATGAAGGGTGCTAATGTTTCGTTTGATGTTCAAGTAGATTTCGGCCGAGGTTATGTACCGGCAGAAGTTAATGAAAAATACATTGAAATTGTCGGAACCATTCCGATGGACGCAATCTACGGTCCTGTTCTAAAGGTAAGCTATTCTATTGAACCTTGCCGAGTAGGACAAAGAAACGACTACGATAAGCTCATCCTTGAAATTTGGACTGACAGCACAGTCAGACCTGAGGATGTTTTGGGCGAAGCTGCAAAAATTGCAAAAGATCATTTTTCCATCTTTATTAATTTTAACGAAAATGATTATCTTGGTGAAGATGAAGATGATGATGAAGAAGCGGCAATAAAGCAGCTTTTAGCAACCTCGATTACTACTCTCGATTTTTCCGTTCGGGCTAAAAACTGCTTGGACTCTGCCGGTATTAAAACTCTCGGCGAGTTGGCTCAAAAGTCGGAAGATGAGATCGAAAGTATGCGCAATGTCGGCAGAATGACTTTGAATGAAATTCATGCTAAGTTAGCGGAATACAATTTGCGCTTGGGTATGACTGATTACAGTCATCTAAAAAATACGATAAAAGTATCAAGACAG